In Streptomyces sp. 71268, the DNA window GACGACCAGGGGTTCCGGCGCCGCTTCGCCCGCGAGGTGGACGCCGCCCGCCGGGTCGACGCCCGCTTCACGGCCGCCGTCCTGGACGCCGACCCGCACGCGCCCCGGCCCTGGCTGGCCACCGAGTACATCGCCGGCGTCCCGATCACCCAGGCCGTCGCCGACCGGGGGCCGCTGCCGGAGGACGCGCTGCGCGCCCTGCTGGCCGGGACCGCCCGGGCCCTTGAGGCCATCCACGCCGTCGGCCTCACCCACCGGGACCTCAAGCCCTCGAACGTACTGCTCGCCGACGACGGCCCCCGCGTCATCGACTTCGGCATCGTCCGCTCCACCGAGCACACCCAGATCACCCGGACCGGCGAACTCTCGGGCAGCCCCGGTTACATGGCGCCCGAACAACTGCGCGGCGACGCCGTCGGGCCGCACACCGACGTCTACGCGTTGGGCGCCACCCTCGTTTACGCGGCCACCGGCCGTGGCCCGTACGGCGAGGGCGACGTGTTCGCGATGGTCTACCGGACCGTCGAGCAGGACCCGGACCTGTCCGGCGTGCCCGCCGCGCTGCGCCCCACGCTCGCCCGCTGCCTGGCCAAGGACCCGGCCGAGCGGCCCACGGTGGCGCGGCTGCGCGCGGAGTTCGCCGTGCCCGACACCGTGCACGAACGCCGCTGGCTGCCCTCCGACATCAGCGCCACCCTCGCGCTCGCGCCGCCCGCCCGGCCCGCGCCACCGGGCGCGGCCCGGCCCGCCGCGCCCGCGCCGGCCGCCACGCCGCCCGCGCCCGGGTTCGGCCCGGCCGCCTACGGGACGCTGCCCCCGCCGCCGATACCCCCGGCCCCGGCCCCGATACCGGCTCAGCCCACGGGCGTGCCCGCCGCGCGTCGCACCGCGTCCCGGCGGGCCCTGCTGGTGGCGGTCGCGGGCGGCGGCGCAACGGTGGCCGTCGGCGGGGCGGTCGCGCTCTGGCGCGGTCTCGGCGGCGACGCCGACGACGGGGCGAAGGACCACCGCCCGTCGCGCGAGCCGAGCGGCGACGGCGCCGGCGCGGGGGACCGGGCCAGCGAGCACCCGACGCCGAGCGAGCCGGCCGGCCACGACGAGGTGTCGAGCGGGCCGAGCGCGGACCCCCCGCACGGAAGCGGGGACGGGCGACTGCCCGAGATCATCGCCGGCACCGCGTTCGGCGAGAAGCCCACGATGGCCGCGCCGACCGGAGACCCGCCGAGCGGGCTCGTGGTCGAGATGCTGATCGAGGGCAGCGGTCGCGCCGCGGACAAGGGCAGCAGCATCTCCGTCCACTTCGTCATGCAGGTCTGGGGCCAGAGCCGGATCGTCGACTCCTCCCACGGGCGCGGCCGACCTGACACCTTCTTCATCGGCGCCGGCCAGGTGATCAAGGGCTGGGACGAGGCGCTGGTCGGCAAGCGGGCCGGCAGCCGCGTCCAACTCGCGGTGCCACCGGAGAAGGCGTACGGCGCCAAGGGACTGCCGTCCGAGGGGATCAAGGGCACGGACACGCTGCTGTTCGTGGTGGACCTGATGAGCGTCCCGGCCACCGGCGGCGACCGCTGACCCGCGCGCCCCGCCCCGGTGTCGGGGCAGGTCACAGCGGGGTCCGGAGCGGGCCGTCAACCCCCGGGGAGCACTCGGGGCGCGGGCGACGCGTACCCTAGGGAGAAGGTCCACGCGCCGACCACCGCCGTGCGGCGGGGCGCCGGACCGGACGACACGGGCAGGCGACAGCCGGTGCGGCCCCCACTGCGCGCGGGCTGACGACCTGGCCGGCCCTAGGCAAGGAGACGTCACCCTGGGCAAGCGACAGCCCGAAGGCCCACCGCCCGCTCCCGCGGTGCAGCGCATCCGACTGCGCTACACCAAGCGCGGCCGCCTCCGGTTCACCAGCCACCGTGATTTCCAGCGTGCCTTCGAGCGGGCCCTGCGCCGCGCCGAGGTGCCCATGG includes these proteins:
- a CDS encoding protein kinase, with translation MKPLEAGDPRSVGGYELLGRLGSGGMGVVFLGRAVTGHIAALKVARAELADDQGFRRRFAREVDAARRVDARFTAAVLDADPHAPRPWLATEYIAGVPITQAVADRGPLPEDALRALLAGTARALEAIHAVGLTHRDLKPSNVLLADDGPRVIDFGIVRSTEHTQITRTGELSGSPGYMAPEQLRGDAVGPHTDVYALGATLVYAATGRGPYGEGDVFAMVYRTVEQDPDLSGVPAALRPTLARCLAKDPAERPTVARLRAEFAVPDTVHERRWLPSDISATLALAPPARPAPPGAARPAAPAPAATPPAPGFGPAAYGTLPPPPIPPAPAPIPAQPTGVPAARRTASRRALLVAVAGGGATVAVGGAVALWRGLGGDADDGAKDHRPSREPSGDGAGAGDRASEHPTPSEPAGHDEVSSGPSADPPHGSGDGRLPEIIAGTAFGEKPTMAAPTGDPPSGLVVEMLIEGSGRAADKGSSISVHFVMQVWGQSRIVDSSHGRGRPDTFFIGAGQVIKGWDEALVGKRAGSRVQLAVPPEKAYGAKGLPSEGIKGTDTLLFVVDLMSVPATGGDR